One genomic segment of Pseudomonadota bacterium includes these proteins:
- the rnc gene encoding ribonuclease III: MRFGIVNNSGDENDGEKKIPRTAPEPLGRECYDEIEAKLGYKFKDLDWLERALTHRSVHAKGAKSDYERLEFLGDAVFDLAVAHLLLDQHTDAREGELSKMRAALVNTSSLAEISRSLKLGKFIRLSRGELASGGSERASILADVLEAVLGAVYREGGYDVAKSCIERLLGSQLVTVTPRDPKTELQEALHAAGSEVPVYRLECVEGPEHAPVFISVVEVDQQIVGRGRGPTKKASQQAAAEEALAHLKPADDIDAKFLVAAESSDSPEINGEAAEMPAATAAVKEVNHEER; this comes from the coding sequence ATGAGATTTGGAATAGTTAATAACTCCGGCGATGAAAACGACGGAGAGAAGAAAATACCGCGCACAGCACCAGAGCCTTTAGGGCGTGAATGCTACGACGAGATTGAAGCAAAGCTCGGCTATAAATTTAAGGATCTGGACTGGCTGGAGCGCGCGTTAACTCACCGCTCCGTGCATGCCAAGGGTGCCAAGAGCGACTACGAGCGACTTGAATTTCTAGGTGACGCTGTTTTTGACCTGGCCGTGGCACACCTCCTGCTTGATCAACATACGGATGCCCGTGAGGGCGAGCTATCTAAGATGAGAGCGGCGCTTGTGAACACGTCATCTCTAGCAGAGATCTCGCGCAGCTTAAAGCTTGGAAAGTTTATCAGACTAAGTCGAGGAGAGTTGGCGAGTGGCGGCTCTGAGCGCGCATCAATTCTGGCCGATGTGCTTGAGGCCGTACTTGGCGCTGTATACCGCGAGGGCGGCTACGATGTTGCCAAGAGCTGTATCGAGCGACTACTTGGTAGTCAGCTCGTTACCGTTACCCCACGAGATCCTAAGACAGAGCTACAGGAGGCGTTACACGCCGCCGGTAGTGAGGTTCCAGTTTACCGACTTGAGTGTGTAGAGGGGCCTGAACATGCGCCTGTATTTATCTCAGTAGTTGAGGTGGATCAACAGATCGTAGGGCGTGGACGTGGACCAACTAAGAAAGCCTCTCAGCAGGCCGCAGCAGAGGAGGCGTTAGCCCATCTTAAGCCGGCTGATGATATCGATGCTAAGTTTCTTGTCGCAGCAGAGAGTTCAGACTCCCCTGAGATAAATGGTGAGGCTGCAGAGATGCCTGCCGCAACAGCGGCGGTGAAAGAGGTTAATCATGAGGAGAGATAG